In Deinococcus psychrotolerans, the genomic window TGCCTGCCCGTTTGGGTACACACATTCCCATACTGGAAAGCCTGGGCCGCAGCTATCCGGTGGACGTGCGCTACCTCGCCGCCGATCCGGCTGATCCGGCCTCGGCAGTGGCGGGCGCGGTGACGCGGGCTCTGGCAAGCGATGAAGGCGACATTCTGGCGTTCTTGCCGGGCGTGGCTGAGATTCGCCGCAACATGGCCGCGCTGCGCGAACGTCACCCCGAAGTCTCTGTCTTGCCGCTTTACGGCGACCTCCCGATTGCCGAGCAAAACCGCGCCATTGTGCCCGACCCTGCTCGGCGCAAGGTGGTGCTGGCCACCAGCATCGCGGAAACCAGTCTGACCCTTGACGGCGTGCGGGTGGTGATCGACAGCGGCCTGACCCGCACCCAGCAATTTGATCCGGGCAGCGGCCTGAGCAAAATGGTGACGAGCCGCGTGACCCGCGACAGCGCCGATCAACGCGCTGGACGGGCGGGCCGCACTGCGCCGGGGGTGGCTTACCGCCTGTGGAGCGAGCGCACCCAGCCGCTGCTTGCCGCCGCACGCTTGCCGGAAATCCTGAGCGCCGACCTCGCGCCGCTCCTGCTGGAAGTGGCGGGCTGGGGCGCGGATGTGACAGCTTTGCCCTGGCTCGACGCTCCGCCGCCGCCCAGAGTGGCCACCGCTCAGAGCCTGCTGACCGAGTTGAGTGCTCTTCAAGGTGGCCGCATCACCCCGCAGGGCCGCGAACTCTTGGACCTGCCGACCCACCCGCGACTGGCCCACCTGCTCAGTCAGGGCGCGTCGCTGGGCCTCGGCCCGCTGGCTGCCGACCTTGCCGCCGTGCTGGAGGAACGCGACCCCTTGCCGCGCAGTGCGGGCAGCGACGTGGCGCGGCGGGTCTGGGCGCTGCGCCAGCACCGCAGTGGGGGCAGGGGAGAAGGGGACAGGGCCATCTTGGAGCGAATCGAGCGTCTCAGTCGGCAGTGGCGCAGCTTGCTGCGTGTCCGGCCTGACGACACTTCGCCCGACCCAGAGCAGGTGGGCCAACTCCTGCATCTTGCTTATCCAGAACGGGCCGCGCAACTTCGCCCCGGCACTCTAGACCGCTACTTGCTGGCGGGAGGGCAGGGCGCACGGCTCCCCGAAGGGGATGACCTCGCCGGGCAGCCCTATGTGGTGGCCGCTCACCTGGATGCGGGCAGCGGCGAGGGCCGCATCTACCTTGCTGCGCCGCTGAGTGAAGCGGTGCTGAGCGCTCAGGCGGTGACTTCCGACGTGGTCGAGTGGGACAGCCGCACAGGAACGCTGACCGCCGCCCGCGAGCGCCGCTTTGGCCGCTTGCTGCTCGGCACCCAGCCGCTCCAGCAAGTGCCGGAAGCTCTGCGGGTATCCGCCGTGCGCTCGGCGGTGCTGCGCGAGGGGCTGGGTTCACTGAGCTGGACGAATGAAGCGCGGCAGTGGCAAGCCCGTGTGCTGAGTCTGCGGGCGTGGCGAGCAGGAGAGGAGTGGCCGGATGTTTCGGACGCCGCTTTGCTGGAGCGCTTGGACGACTGGCTCACCCCCCACCTCGGCACGGTTCGCAGGCGCGAGGATTTGGGCAAGATCCAGCTTCTCTCGGCGCTGCATCCCCTATTGCCTTGGCCTTTGCCGCGCCAACTCGACGAACTCGCTCCCACTCAGCTCAGCGTGCCCAGCGGTCACAGCATCAAGCTGGAGTACCGCCCAGACGGCGACGCTCCTATTCTGGCTGTCAAGTTGCAAGAACTCTTCGGGCTGGCCGATACGCCCACCGTCAACGCGGGGAGAGCGCCGGTGCTGCTGCACTTGCTCTCGCCCGCCCGCCGCCCGGTGCAGATCACGCAGGATTTGCGCTCGTTTTGGCAAAGCGGGTACTTTGAAGTTCGCAAAGACTTGCGCGGCCAATATCCCAAGCACCCCTGGCCGGATGATCCGTGGACGGCGCAGGCCACCCGGGCGACCAAAAAGCGGATGTAAGCGGTTGGCTAAGCGCCCCGCACCAGCGCCAGCCAAGCCGCTCCCACTTCCCCCGAAACGTCGGTGGCCGTCAGGCCGTAGCCGTGCTTGGCTCCGGCGAGTTCGCCCGCTTTGCTGTGCAGCCTTACGCCGCACAGCGCGGCGTCCTCGGCGCTCAGCCCTTGTCCCAGTAGACCCGCCAAAATGCCGCTCAGCGTATCGCCCATGCCAGCCGAGGCCATGCCGGGATGCCCGCCCCGCGAGACGAAAAGGCCGTTCCCAGTGGCCAGGGTAGACGGCCCGCCTTTGAGCACCACCACGCCCCCG contains:
- the hrpB gene encoding ATP-dependent helicase HrpB — protein: MLELLPALRAALNLHPLVILQAPPGAGKSTGLPLELLSEPWLSGQRLLLLQPRRVAARAVAARLAATLGEKVGETVGLRVRFETLVSARTRLEVVTEGILTRRLQHDPELKGVGLILFDEFHERSLNADLALSLVREVQGALRDDLRVLIMSATLDPSLPARLGTHIPILESLGRSYPVDVRYLAADPADPASAVAGAVTRALASDEGDILAFLPGVAEIRRNMAALRERHPEVSVLPLYGDLPIAEQNRAIVPDPARRKVVLATSIAETSLTLDGVRVVIDSGLTRTQQFDPGSGLSKMVTSRVTRDSADQRAGRAGRTAPGVAYRLWSERTQPLLAAARLPEILSADLAPLLLEVAGWGADVTALPWLDAPPPPRVATAQSLLTELSALQGGRITPQGRELLDLPTHPRLAHLLSQGASLGLGPLAADLAAVLEERDPLPRSAGSDVARRVWALRQHRSGGRGEGDRAILERIERLSRQWRSLLRVRPDDTSPDPEQVGQLLHLAYPERAAQLRPGTLDRYLLAGGQGARLPEGDDLAGQPYVVAAHLDAGSGEGRIYLAAPLSEAVLSAQAVTSDVVEWDSRTGTLTAARERRFGRLLLGTQPLQQVPEALRVSAVRSAVLREGLGSLSWTNEARQWQARVLSLRAWRAGEEWPDVSDAALLERLDDWLTPHLGTVRRREDLGKIQLLSALHPLLPWPLPRQLDELAPTQLSVPSGHSIKLEYRPDGDAPILAVKLQELFGLADTPTVNAGRAPVLLHLLSPARRPVQITQDLRSFWQSGYFEVRKDLRGQYPKHPWPDDPWTAQATRATKKRM